A part of Lactobacillus sp. ESL0700 genomic DNA contains:
- a CDS encoding DUF488 family protein has translation MTEIKLVRIYDHEQPAGYRILVDRLWPRGMSKVKADLDEWAKEVGPSSDLRKWFNHEDAKFASFKQKYFAELQENPTLPQFLELVKTQLTKQDVLFLYGAKNKEHNQAVVLKEYVLQAL, from the coding sequence ATGACAGAAATTAAATTAGTGCGAATTTATGATCATGAACAGCCTGCTGGTTACCGAATTTTAGTTGATCGGTTATGGCCACGTGGAATGAGTAAGGTTAAGGCTGATTTGGATGAATGGGCAAAAGAAGTGGGTCCAAGTAGTGACTTGCGCAAATGGTTTAATCATGAAGATGCGAAGTTTGCCTCTTTTAAGCAAAAATATTTTGCAGAATTACAGGAAAATCCGACGCTGCCGCAATTTTTAGAGTTGGTAAAAACGCAGCTAACTAAGCAAGATGTCTTGTTTTTATATGGTGCGAAAAATAAAGAGCACAACCAAGCGGTTGTACTCAAAGAATATGTGCTGCAGGCCTTATAA
- a CDS encoding TerC family protein, with protein sequence MSIIKMYAPFFSASNWLHVLTSGKDWMVILTLILMECLLSVDNAVVLAAQTKVLPDKKQQEKSLFYGLWGAYIFRFIVIGIGTYLINFWEIKLAGSFYLFYLAIKFFYDQRHPQKAAAKEKAEEEKILAHQKKKGKHVLSLFWRTVISIEAMDIVFSIDSVLAALAVSSNPVVVLIGGMIGILCMRGVAEVIIRLMDIIPELQPMAYVLIGIIALKLLLSLPPFNYELPNTLFAMIVFGILLLTIAFHFWRIKRHGHKL encoded by the coding sequence ATGTCAATTATTAAAATGTATGCCCCCTTTTTCAGTGCTAGCAATTGGCTGCACGTCTTAACCAGCGGCAAGGATTGGATGGTCATCCTTACCCTGATTTTGATGGAATGTCTATTGTCCGTTGACAATGCGGTCGTTTTAGCCGCGCAGACAAAAGTCTTACCTGATAAAAAGCAACAAGAAAAGTCCTTGTTCTATGGTCTTTGGGGCGCATATATTTTCCGTTTTATCGTTATTGGGATCGGAACTTACCTGATTAATTTTTGGGAGATTAAACTGGCCGGCAGCTTCTACCTGTTTTACCTCGCCATCAAGTTTTTCTATGATCAGCGCCACCCGCAAAAAGCAGCCGCAAAAGAAAAAGCCGAAGAAGAAAAGATTTTGGCTCATCAAAAAAAGAAGGGCAAACATGTCTTGTCCCTCTTTTGGCGCACAGTTATTTCGATTGAAGCAATGGATATTGTCTTTTCGATTGACTCAGTTTTAGCGGCACTGGCTGTTTCCAGCAATCCAGTAGTTGTTCTAATCGGCGGAATGATTGGAATTTTGTGCATGCGGGGCGTAGCCGAAGTCATTATCAGATTGATGGATATTATTCCGGAATTACAACCAATGGCCTACGTCTTAATCGGGATTATTGCACTTAAACTGCTACTGTCGCTGCCGCCATTTAATTACGAACTACCAAACACACTGTTCGCAATGATTGTCTTTGGCATTCTTTTACTAACAATCGCCTTTCACTTCTGGCGAATTAAACGCCACGGCCATAAATTATAA